The following are from one region of the Fusarium verticillioides 7600 chromosome 1, whole genome shotgun sequence genome:
- a CDS encoding mannosyl-oligosaccharide alpha-1,2-mannosidase: MIRDPFNIHRTTSTFGRPQSRTIPAPSRAEADEVAMAFSMPRTVPSFDSRQRELEDRFWGSGQRSNKSDRLPMYKDKPYASPYDDEDKPFWKRKKWMAIIAFVVLTLIYWTGSSKKPSQKRTVTTDWSYTGLSKDDRKANWDHRRDRVVEAFELSWDAYKRYAWGFDEYHPISKTGENMAPKGLGWIIIDSLDTMILMNLTSRVQDARHWISDSLTWDQDQDVNTFETTIRMLGGLLSAHYLSTEFPGLAPLAEDDEGAAGEDLYLEKAKDLADRLMSAFDSPSGIPYASVNLAKFEGIPSHADMGASSTAEATTLQLEFKYLAKLTGERDFWDRVENVMKLVDNQGAQDGLVPIFIYATSGEFRGENIRLGSRGDSYYEYLIKQYLQTNKQEPIYQDMWYEALQGVRKHLVTYTSDSKFTIIGERPNGLEMPLSPKMDHLVCFMPGTIALAATEGLTEAQARKSPTWSKKNEDDMQLAREVMETCWGMYKYMATGLSAEITYFEIDNPPAAYGNPRNGPVNFDPSPDAEWRKDFTVKSGDVHNLQRPETVESLFYMWRITNDNRYREWGWEMFKSFMNHTAVRNGGGFTSLRNANVVPPKVRDNMESFWLAETLKYFYLLFSPPDLLPLDKVVINTEGHPLPRFDMGQLFSTGWKRKPRDANGKIIATAVKAESQEKEAVMQDAKKVN; this comes from the exons ATGATTCGAGATCCGTTCAACATCCACCGAACCACAAGCACCTTTGGACGCCCGCAATCTCGAACCATTCCTGCGCCGTCGCGGGCCGAGGCCGATGAAGTAGCTATGGCCTTCTCTATGCCCCGAACCGTTCCGTCCTTCGATAGTCGTCAAcgagagcttgaggatcgATTCTGGGGTTCTGGCCAGAGATCCAACAAGTCGGATCGACTCCCAATGTACAAAGACAAACCTTATGCGTCGCCAtacgacgatgaagacaaaCCCTTTTGGAAGCGCAAGAAGTGGATGGCCATTATTGCCTTTGTTGTTTTGACATTAATATATTGGACTGGATCTTCGAAGAAACCCTCCCAGAAGCGAACGGTGACGACCGATTGGAGCTACACAGGCTTGTCCAAGGATGATAGAAAGGCGAATTGGGATCACAGGAGAGATCGTGTGGTCGAGGCATTCGAGCTGAGCTGGGATGCCTACAAGCGATATGCCTGGG GATTCGATGAATATCACCCGATTAGCAAGACGGGTGAAAATATGGCACCAAAGGGGCTCGGCTGGATCATAATCGACTCTTTGGATACTATGATTCTCATGAACCTTACATCTCGTGTCCAAGACGCTCGTCATTGGATCTCGGACTCCTTGACATGggatcaggatcaggatGTCAACACCTTCGAGACGACGATTCGAATGCTGGGTGGGCTTCTAAGTGCACATTACTTATCCACTGAGTTTCCGGGGCTTGCGCCACTGgccgaggatgacgaggggGCAGCCGGCGAGGATTTGTACCTTGAGAAAGCTAAAGACTTGGCCGATCGTCTCATGAGCGCATTTGACTCCCCATCTGGTATCCCATATGCGAGTGTCAACCTTGCTAAGTTCGAGGGTATCCCCTCACACGCAGACATGGGAGCGTCGTCGACGGCGGAGGCCACAACTCTCCAGCTTGAATTCAAGTACCTCGCGAAGCTCACAGGAGAAAGGGACTTTTGGGACCGTGTGGAAAATGTCATGAAACTTGTCGACAACCAGGGAGCTCAGGACGGCTTGGTCCCCATCTTTATTTATGCAACCTCGGGCGAGTTCAGGGGTGAAAACATTCGTCTGGGAAGCCGCGGCGACTCATACTATGAGTATCTTATCAAGCAATATCTTCAGACGAACAAGCAGGAGCCTATCTACCAAGATATGTGGTACGAGGCGCTTCAAGGCGTTCGCAAGCACCTCGTTACATATACTTCGGACTCCAAGTTCACCATCATCGGAGAGCGACCGAATGGATTAGAGATGCCACTTAGTCCGAAGATGGATCACCTTGTGTGCTTCATGCCCGGTACAATAGCATTGGCGGCCACAGAAGGTCTCACCGAGGCTCAGGCACGCAAATCGCCGACGTGgtcgaagaagaacgaggacgATATGCAGCTGGCGCGAGAAGTCATGGAGACATGCTGGGGAATGTACAAGTACATGGCAACAGGGCTATCGGCCGAAATCACCTACTTTGAGATTGACAACCCGCCCGCGGCTTACGGCAATCCTCGAAATGGTCCAGTTAATTTCGACCCAAGTCCAGACGCGGAGTGGCGTAAGGACTTTACTGTCAAGTCTGGCGATGTCCACAATCTTCAGCGACCCGAGACAGTCGAGAGTCTGTTTTACATGTGGAGGATCACCAATGACAACCGATACCGGGAATGGGGTTGGGAGATGTTCAAGTCTTTCATGAATCACACAGCTGTGCGAAATGGAGGAGGCTTTACAAGTCTGCGCAATGCCAATGTTGTCCCTCCTAAAGTGCGGGACAACATGGAGAGCTTCTGGTTG GCTGAAACATTAAAATACTTTTACCTCCTGTTCTCACCTCCTGATCTCCTACCTCTGGACAAGGTCGTTATCAACACCGAAGGACACCCACTGCCTCGCTTTGACATGGGACAGTTATTCTCCACAGgatggaagagaaagccaagagacgccaatggcaagatcatcgCTACGGCCGTCAAGGCAGAAAgtcaagagaaggaggccgTTATGCAGGACGCCAAGAAGGTGAATTAG
- a CDS encoding mannosyl-oligosaccharide alpha-1,2-mannosidase, whose amino-acid sequence MAPKGLGWIIIDSLDTMILMNLTSRVQDARHWISDSLTWDQDQDVNTFETTIRMLGGLLSAHYLSTEFPGLAPLAEDDEGAAGEDLYLEKAKDLADRLMSAFDSPSGIPYASVNLAKFEGIPSHADMGASSTAEATTLQLEFKYLAKLTGERDFWDRVENVMKLVDNQGAQDGLVPIFIYATSGEFRGENIRLGSRGDSYYEYLIKQYLQTNKQEPIYQDMWYEALQGVRKHLVTYTSDSKFTIIGERPNGLEMPLSPKMDHLVCFMPGTIALAATEGLTEAQARKSPTWSKKNEDDMQLAREVMETCWGMYKYMATGLSAEITYFEIDNPPAAYGNPRNGPVNFDPSPDAEWRKDFTVKSGDVHNLQRPETVESLFYMWRITNDNRYREWGWEMFKSFMNHTAVRNGGGFTSLRNANVVPPKVRDNMESFWLAETLKYFYLLFSPPDLLPLDKVVINTEGHPLPRFDMGQLFSTGWKRKPRDANGKIIATAVKAESQEKEAVMQDAKKVN is encoded by the exons ATGGCACCAAAGGGGCTCGGCTGGATCATAATCGACTCTTTGGATACTATGATTCTCATGAACCTTACATCTCGTGTCCAAGACGCTCGTCATTGGATCTCGGACTCCTTGACATGggatcaggatcaggatGTCAACACCTTCGAGACGACGATTCGAATGCTGGGTGGGCTTCTAAGTGCACATTACTTATCCACTGAGTTTCCGGGGCTTGCGCCACTGgccgaggatgacgaggggGCAGCCGGCGAGGATTTGTACCTTGAGAAAGCTAAAGACTTGGCCGATCGTCTCATGAGCGCATTTGACTCCCCATCTGGTATCCCATATGCGAGTGTCAACCTTGCTAAGTTCGAGGGTATCCCCTCACACGCAGACATGGGAGCGTCGTCGACGGCGGAGGCCACAACTCTCCAGCTTGAATTCAAGTACCTCGCGAAGCTCACAGGAGAAAGGGACTTTTGGGACCGTGTGGAAAATGTCATGAAACTTGTCGACAACCAGGGAGCTCAGGACGGCTTGGTCCCCATCTTTATTTATGCAACCTCGGGCGAGTTCAGGGGTGAAAACATTCGTCTGGGAAGCCGCGGCGACTCATACTATGAGTATCTTATCAAGCAATATCTTCAGACGAACAAGCAGGAGCCTATCTACCAAGATATGTGGTACGAGGCGCTTCAAGGCGTTCGCAAGCACCTCGTTACATATACTTCGGACTCCAAGTTCACCATCATCGGAGAGCGACCGAATGGATTAGAGATGCCACTTAGTCCGAAGATGGATCACCTTGTGTGCTTCATGCCCGGTACAATAGCATTGGCGGCCACAGAAGGTCTCACCGAGGCTCAGGCACGCAAATCGCCGACGTGgtcgaagaagaacgaggacgATATGCAGCTGGCGCGAGAAGTCATGGAGACATGCTGGGGAATGTACAAGTACATGGCAACAGGGCTATCGGCCGAAATCACCTACTTTGAGATTGACAACCCGCCCGCGGCTTACGGCAATCCTCGAAATGGTCCAGTTAATTTCGACCCAAGTCCAGACGCGGAGTGGCGTAAGGACTTTACTGTCAAGTCTGGCGATGTCCACAATCTTCAGCGACCCGAGACAGTCGAGAGTCTGTTTTACATGTGGAGGATCACCAATGACAACCGATACCGGGAATGGGGTTGGGAGATGTTCAAGTCTTTCATGAATCACACAGCTGTGCGAAATGGAGGAGGCTTTACAAGTCTGCGCAATGCCAATGTTGTCCCTCCTAAAGTGCGGGACAACATGGAGAGCTTCTGGTTG GCTGAAACATTAAAATACTTTTACCTCCTGTTCTCACCTCCTGATCTCCTACCTCTGGACAAGGTCGTTATCAACACCGAAGGACACCCACTGCCTCGCTTTGACATGGGACAGTTATTCTCCACAGgatggaagagaaagccaagagacgccaatggcaagatcatcgCTACGGCCGTCAAGGCAGAAAgtcaagagaaggaggccgTTATGCAGGACGCCAAGAAGGTGAATTAG
- a CDS encoding U2 small nuclear ribonucleoprotein B'', with product MAAVATAPRGLQPNASLPAKVQPIPPNQTLYVTNLPSSKIQKADLRTALYLLFSTYGPVLDVVALKTMKMRGQAHIVFRDVQSATQAMRSLEGQTFLGRDLKIQYAKSKSNFVAKLDGTFKIPNAAGAANVEQTELQQSIFNAPPPGSAPAPTPGSGLPAKPAATADHVMEDADTPGGRGQKRTRDDEDSDSDVAMEEDSDDD from the exons ATGGCCGCTGTAGCAACCGCGCCTCGTGGTCTTCAGCCAAATGCATCTTTACCAGCCAAGGTCCAACCTATTCCTCCTAATCAAAC TCTCTACGTAACGAATCTCCCCTCCTCAAAAATCCAGAAAGCCGACCTGCGAACCGCCCTctacctcctcttctccacaTATGGCCCCGTCCTCGATGTTGTCGCTCTTAAGACAATGAAGATGCGCGGCCAGGCCCATATCGTATTTCGGGACGTTCAATCTGCTACACAAGCTATGCGATCTCTCGAGGGACAGACATTCCTTGGTCGCGACTTG AAAATACAATATGCGAAGTCAAAGTCCAACTTTGTGGCTAAACTCGACGGCACTTTCAAGATCCCTAATGCCGCAGGTGCTGCCAACGTCGAGCAGACTGAACTGCAACagagcatcttcaacgcccCCCCTCCCGGCTCAGCGCCGGCACCGACGCCCGGCTCTGGTCTTCCTGCGAAGCCTGCTGCGACCGCAGACCACGTTATGGAAGACGCCGACACACCAGGTGGCCGAGGACAGAAGCGAACCCGTGACGATGAGGATAGTGATTCGGATGTTGCCATGGAGGaggacagtgacgatgatTGA
- a CDS encoding actin like protein 2/3 complex, subunit 1A/1B — protein MAAPEVHHLFHHPIADHSFSADHSVLAVARDTAVELYGRVGNAFKLKDELKGHDKTVTSVDIAPNSGRIVTCSQDRNALVWEPSPTGYKPTLVLLRISRAATFVRWSPSENKFAVGSGDRVIAVCYFEEENDWWVSKHLKKPIRSTITSVAWHPNSILLAAGSTDAHARVFSAFIKGMDSRPPPGVWGERLPFNTVCGEYLNNSAGWVHSVSFSPSGDSLAFAAHDSSITVVYPSGPEQPPRAVVTVSTQQLPFKSLIWTSEDEIIAAGYDCEAFRFQGGEAGWQLAGAIEQKGRPGLGEHREESALNMFRQMDLKGKTKDDTQLKTIHQNTISTVRPFETSGDRITKFSTSGVDGRVVVWST, from the exons ATGGCTGCCCCCGAAGTCCACCACCTCTTCCACCACCCGATCGCCGATCACTCCTTCTCGGCCGACCACTCCGTCCTCGCTGTCGCTCGAGACACTGCTGTCGAGCTCTATGGCAGGGTTGGCAATGCCTTCAAGCTAAAagatgagctcaagggcCACGACAAGACGGTCACTAGTGTCGATATTGCCCCAAACAGCGGACGTATCGTCACTTGCTCTCAAG ATCGTAATGCTCTGGTCTGGGAGCCATCCCCAACCGGTTATAAGCCTACCTTGGTCCTTCTTCGAATTAGCCGGGCTGCTACCTTTGTCCGATGGTCTCCCTCTGAGAACAAGTTCGCCGTGGGATCCGGCGATCGCGTCATTGCAGTCTGCTACTTCGAAGAGGAGAACGACTGGTGGGTGTCCAAGCACCTGAAGAAGCCCATCCGCAGCACCATTACCAGCGTTGCTTGGCACCCCAACTCGATTCTCCTGGCTGCTGGATCCACTGATGCTCACGCCAGAGTCTTCTCCGCCTTCATCAAAGGTATGGACTCCCGACCTCCTCCTGGAGTCTGGGGCGAGCGACTCCCTTTCAACACCGTTTGTGGGGAGTACTTGAACAACTCGGCTGGATGGGTGCACTCCGTCTCTTTCTCCCCAAGCGGAGACAGTCTTGCATTCGCAGCGCATGATAGTAGCATCACTGTTGTCTACCCATCCGGCCCTGAGCAGCCTCCCCGTGCAGTTGTCACCGTCTCCACTCAGCAGCTTCCTTTCAAGAGTCTGATCTGGACCAGCGAAGATGAGATCATTGCTGCTGGTTACGACTGTGAGGCTTTCCGCTTCCAAGGTGGTGAGGCTGGCTGGCAGCTAGCTGGTGCTATTGAGCAGAAGGGCCGTCCCGGTCTGGGCGAGCACCGCGAGGAGTCTGCTTTGAACATGTTCAGACAAATGGacctcaagggcaagaccaaggatgaCACTCAACTTAAGACTATCCATCAAAATACCATCAGCACCGTCAGGCCTTTCGAAACCTCGGGTGACCGCATTACCAAGTTCAGCA CAAGCGGTGTCGATGGTAGGGTTGTAGTATGGAGCACTTAG
- a CDS encoding TdcF protein — translation MSFSSIARRASRSVTSSIRTIPRQYIVAPAKFTLSTRHQSTMSSDQQIIFTKNAPAALGPYSQAIKTPNMIYCSGQIPLTPEGEMVQGITEQTRQACKNVQAVVEAAGSSISKVVKTTVFISDMSYFAEINTEYEKWFSHKPARSCVAVKTLPKNVDVEIEVIALP, via the exons ATGTCATTTTCTTCCATTGCGCGCAGAGCCTCACGCTCTGTCACCTCTTCCATCCGAACAATTCCCCGCCAGTATATCGTAGCGCCAGCCAAGTTCACACTTTCAACCAGACACCAATCGACAATGTCTTCCGACCAGcagatcatcttcaccaagaacgCCCCTGCGG CGCTTGGCCCTTAC tctcaagccatcaagaCCCCCAACATGATCTATTGCTCTGGCCAGATTCCTCTTACCCCCGAGGGTGAGATGGTCCAAGGTATCACTGAGCAGACCCGCCAGGCCTGCAAGAATGTCCAGGCTGTTGTGGAGGCGGCTGGCTCGTCTATTTCCAAGGTGGTCAAGACTACAGTCTTCATCTCTGACATGTCCTACTTTGCT GAGATCAACACCGAGTACGAGAAGTGGTTTTCGCATAAGCCTGCACGCAGCTGTGTGGCTGTCAAGACTCTTCCCAAGAACGTCGATGTGGAGATTGAGGTCATTGCTCTTCCATAG
- a CDS encoding TdcF protein → MSSDQQIIFTKNAPAALGPYSQAIKTPNMIYCSGQIPLTPEGEMVQGITEQTRQACKNVQAVVEAAGSSISKVVKTTVFISDMSYFAEINTEYEKWFSHKPARSCVAVKTLPKNVDVEIEVIALP, encoded by the exons ATGTCTTCCGACCAGcagatcatcttcaccaagaacgCCCCTGCGG CGCTTGGCCCTTAC tctcaagccatcaagaCCCCCAACATGATCTATTGCTCTGGCCAGATTCCTCTTACCCCCGAGGGTGAGATGGTCCAAGGTATCACTGAGCAGACCCGCCAGGCCTGCAAGAATGTCCAGGCTGTTGTGGAGGCGGCTGGCTCGTCTATTTCCAAGGTGGTCAAGACTACAGTCTTCATCTCTGACATGTCCTACTTTGCT GAGATCAACACCGAGTACGAGAAGTGGTTTTCGCATAAGCCTGCACGCAGCTGTGTGGCTGTCAAGACTCTTCCCAAGAACGTCGATGTGGAGATTGAGGTCATTGCTCTTCCATAG
- a CDS encoding dolichyl-phosphate-mannose-protein mannosyltransferase, whose protein sequence is MARSSTPQGSLRQRGAPSKKPSEEDSFNPNIELDKLAKAGAQRAAAQSETEYKIGLFLITILSFVTRFWGISHPNEVVFDEVHFGKFASYYLERTYFFDVHPPFGKLLFAFVGWLVGYDGNFHFENIGDSYIANKVPYVAYRALPATLGALTVSVTYLIMWESGYSLPACILAAGLVLLDNAHIGQTRLILLDATLVLAMACSLLFYIKWYKLRHEPFSRKWWKWLILTGFALSCDISVKYVGVFAFVTIGSAVVIDLWDLLNINRPGGAISLQEFTKHFAARAFGLIIMPFLFYLFWFQVHFAVLYRSGPGDDFMTPEFQETLSDNVMLANSIDIQYYDQITIRHKETKTYLHSHEDRYPLRYDDGRVSSQGQQITGYPYNDTNNYWEILPANNDKQMGRIVKNHELVRLRHVGTDKILLSHDVASPYYPTNQEFTAVTPEEAFGKREKDTLFEVRIEHGKKNQNFKTVAGHFKLIHNPSKVAMWTHTKPLPEWGYKQQEINGNKQIAPSSNVWIAEDIPSLPADHPRRQKPERKVKSLPFLQKWFELQRAMFYHNSKLTSSHPYASHPYQWPFLLRGVSFWTQSETRQQIYFLGNPVGWWLASSLLAVYAGILLADQVSLRRGVDALDRRKSGRNTCSGLI, encoded by the exons ATGGCTCGAAGCTCCACGCCGCAGGGCAGTCTGCGACAGAGGGGCGCACCATCAAAGAAGCCCTCCGAAGAAGACTCTTTCAATCCTAATATCGAGCTTGATaagcttgccaaggctggtgctcAGCGAGCCGCTGCCCAGAGCGAGACCGAGTACAAGATTGGCCTtttcctcatcaccatcttgtcCTTCGTTACTCGATTCTGGGGTATCAGCCATCCAAACGAGGTTGTCTTTGACGAGGTGCACTTTGGAAAG TTCGCCTCATACTACCTCGAGCGAACCTACTTTTTCGACGTCCACCCTCCCTTCGGCAAGCTTCTGTTCGCCTTTGTCGGCTGGCTCGTTGGCTACGATGGTAACTTCCACTTTGAGAACATCGGCGATTCCTACATTGCGAATAAAGTTCCTTATGTCGCGTACCGAGCTCTCCCCGCTACACTTGGTGCTTTGACTGTCTCGGTCACATATCTCATCATGTGGGAATCTGGTTACAGTCTGCCCGCTTGCATCCTCGCCGCTggtcttgtcctcctcgatAATGCCCACATCGGCCAGACCCGACTCATCCTCCTAGATGCGACTTTGGTCCTCGCCATGGCTTGCAGTCTCCTCTTCTACATCAAGTGGTACAAGCTCCGACATGAGCCTTTCTCCCGAAAGTGGTGGAAGTGGCTCATCCTCACCGGATTCGCTCTGTCTTGCGATATCTCGGTCAAGTACGTTGGTGTGTTTGCCTTCGTTACCATTGGCTCTGCCGTTGTCATCGACCTCTGggacctcctcaacatcaaccgACCTGGCGGTGCCATCAGCCTGCAGGAATTTACTAAGCACTTTGCCGCTCGGGCTTTTGGTCTGATCATCATGCCTTTCTTGTTCTACCTCTTCTGGTTCCAGGTTCACTTCGCGGTTCTCTACCGATCCGGTCCTGGTGATGATTTCATGACTCCTGAATTCCAGGAGACCCTGAGCGACAACGTTATGCTGGCCAATTCCATCGACATTCAGTACTATGATCAGATCACAATTCGGCacaaggagaccaagacgTACCTTCACAGTCACGAGGACCGTTACCCTCTCCGATACGATGATGGCCGTGTTTCGTCCCAGGGCCAGCAGATTACTGGTTACCCTTacaacgacaccaacaaCTACTGGGAGATCCTGCCCGCCAATAACGATAAGCAGATGGGCCGCATTGTCAAGAACCACGAACTGGTTCGCCTTCGTCACGTCGGAACCGACAAGATTCTACTCTCCCACGATGTCGCTTCTCCTTACTACCCCACCAACCAGGAATTCACTGCTGTTACTCCCGAGGAGGCTTTTGGCAAGCGTGAGAAGGACACGCTTTTCGAGGTCCGGATCGAGCAcggcaagaagaaccagaactTCAAGACTGTCGCTGGCCACTTCAAGCTCATTCACAACCCCAGCAAGGTTGCCATGTGGACTCACACTAAGCCTCTCCCTGAATGGGGTTACAAGCAGCAGGAGATCAACGGTAACAAGCAGATTGCGCCCAGCTCCAACGTCTGGATCGCCGAGGACATTCCTTCTCTACCTGCtgatcatcctcgtcgccaGAAGCCTGAGCGCAAGGTCAAGTCTCTGCCCTTCCTCCAGAAGTGGTTCGAGCTCCAGCGTGCCATGTTCTACCATAACAGCAAGCTTACCAGCAGCCACCCTTATGCTAGCCACCCTTACCAGTGGCCTTTCCTGCTCCGTGGTGTGAGCTTCTGGACTCAGAGTGAGACGCGCCAGCAGATTTACTTCTTGGGCAATCCCGTTGGCTGGTGGCTCGCTAGCAGTCTTCTCGCTGTTTATGCCGGTATTCTTCTCGCTGATCAGGTATCTCTGCGCCGTGGTGTTGACGCTCTCGATCGCCGTAAGTCTGGTCGAAATACATGTTCAGGATTGATTTAA
- a CDS encoding dolichyl-phosphate-mannose-protein mannosyltransferase, whose translation MARSSTPQGSLRQRGAPSKKPSEEDSFNPNIELDKLAKAGAQRAAAQSETEYKIGLFLITILSFVTRFWGISHPNEVVFDEVHFGKFASYYLERTYFFDVHPPFGKLLFAFVGWLVGYDGNFHFENIGDSYIANKVPYVAYRALPATLGALTVSVTYLIMWESGYSLPACILAAGLVLLDNAHIGQTRLILLDATLVLAMACSLLFYIKWYKLRHEPFSRKWWKWLILTGFALSCDISVKYVGVFAFVTIGSAVVIDLWDLLNINRPGGAISLQEFTKHFAARAFGLIIMPFLFYLFWFQVHFAVLYRSGPGDDFMTPEFQETLSDNVMLANSIDIQYYDQITIRHKETKTYLHSHEDRYPLRYDDGRVSSQGQQITGYPYNDTNNYWEILPANNDKQMGRIVKNHELVRLRHVGTDKILLSHDVASPYYPTNQEFTAVTPEEAFGKREKDTLFEVRIEHGKKNQNFKTVAGHFKLIHNPSKVAMWTHTKPLPEWGYKQQEINGNKQIAPSSNVWIAEDIPSLPADHPRRQKPERKVKSLPFLQKWFELQRAMFYHNSKLTSSHPYASHPYQWPFLLRGVSFWTQSETRQQIYFLGNPVGWWLASSLLAVYAGILLADQVSLRRGVDALDRRTRSRLYNSTGFFFLAWATHYFPFFLMGRQLFLHHYLPAHLASCLVAGALLEFIFNSEAPEEVTIKDKKGPVGPRHHVTARERFAGQSMLGAWIACGAILSLIIAGWYFFLPLTYGYPGLSVDAILRRKWLGYDLHFAK comes from the exons ATGGCTCGAAGCTCCACGCCGCAGGGCAGTCTGCGACAGAGGGGCGCACCATCAAAGAAGCCCTCCGAAGAAGACTCTTTCAATCCTAATATCGAGCTTGATaagcttgccaaggctggtgctcAGCGAGCCGCTGCCCAGAGCGAGACCGAGTACAAGATTGGCCTtttcctcatcaccatcttgtcCTTCGTTACTCGATTCTGGGGTATCAGCCATCCAAACGAGGTTGTCTTTGACGAGGTGCACTTTGGAAAG TTCGCCTCATACTACCTCGAGCGAACCTACTTTTTCGACGTCCACCCTCCCTTCGGCAAGCTTCTGTTCGCCTTTGTCGGCTGGCTCGTTGGCTACGATGGTAACTTCCACTTTGAGAACATCGGCGATTCCTACATTGCGAATAAAGTTCCTTATGTCGCGTACCGAGCTCTCCCCGCTACACTTGGTGCTTTGACTGTCTCGGTCACATATCTCATCATGTGGGAATCTGGTTACAGTCTGCCCGCTTGCATCCTCGCCGCTggtcttgtcctcctcgatAATGCCCACATCGGCCAGACCCGACTCATCCTCCTAGATGCGACTTTGGTCCTCGCCATGGCTTGCAGTCTCCTCTTCTACATCAAGTGGTACAAGCTCCGACATGAGCCTTTCTCCCGAAAGTGGTGGAAGTGGCTCATCCTCACCGGATTCGCTCTGTCTTGCGATATCTCGGTCAAGTACGTTGGTGTGTTTGCCTTCGTTACCATTGGCTCTGCCGTTGTCATCGACCTCTGggacctcctcaacatcaaccgACCTGGCGGTGCCATCAGCCTGCAGGAATTTACTAAGCACTTTGCCGCTCGGGCTTTTGGTCTGATCATCATGCCTTTCTTGTTCTACCTCTTCTGGTTCCAGGTTCACTTCGCGGTTCTCTACCGATCCGGTCCTGGTGATGATTTCATGACTCCTGAATTCCAGGAGACCCTGAGCGACAACGTTATGCTGGCCAATTCCATCGACATTCAGTACTATGATCAGATCACAATTCGGCacaaggagaccaagacgTACCTTCACAGTCACGAGGACCGTTACCCTCTCCGATACGATGATGGCCGTGTTTCGTCCCAGGGCCAGCAGATTACTGGTTACCCTTacaacgacaccaacaaCTACTGGGAGATCCTGCCCGCCAATAACGATAAGCAGATGGGCCGCATTGTCAAGAACCACGAACTGGTTCGCCTTCGTCACGTCGGAACCGACAAGATTCTACTCTCCCACGATGTCGCTTCTCCTTACTACCCCACCAACCAGGAATTCACTGCTGTTACTCCCGAGGAGGCTTTTGGCAAGCGTGAGAAGGACACGCTTTTCGAGGTCCGGATCGAGCAcggcaagaagaaccagaactTCAAGACTGTCGCTGGCCACTTCAAGCTCATTCACAACCCCAGCAAGGTTGCCATGTGGACTCACACTAAGCCTCTCCCTGAATGGGGTTACAAGCAGCAGGAGATCAACGGTAACAAGCAGATTGCGCCCAGCTCCAACGTCTGGATCGCCGAGGACATTCCTTCTCTACCTGCtgatcatcctcgtcgccaGAAGCCTGAGCGCAAGGTCAAGTCTCTGCCCTTCCTCCAGAAGTGGTTCGAGCTCCAGCGTGCCATGTTCTACCATAACAGCAAGCTTACCAGCAGCCACCCTTATGCTAGCCACCCTTACCAGTGGCCTTTCCTGCTCCGTGGTGTGAGCTTCTGGACTCAGAGTGAGACGCGCCAGCAGATTTACTTCTTGGGCAATCCCGTTGGCTGGTGGCTCGCTAGCAGTCTTCTCGCTGTTTATGCCGGTATTCTTCTCGCTGATCAGGTATCTCTGCGCCGTGGTGTTGACGCTCTCGATCGCC GAACTCGATCGCGCTTGTATAACTCTACcggtttcttcttccttgctTGGGCTACTCATTACTTCCCTTTCTTCCTCATGGGACGACAACTTTTTTTGCATCACTACCTTCCAGCTCACCttgcttcttgtcttgttgctggcgctcttcttgagttcatcttcaactctgaAGCTCCTGAGGAGGTCActatcaaggacaagaagggaCCTGTTGGCCCCAGGCACCATGTCACTGCTCGTGAGCGCTTCGCCGGCCAAAGCATGCTCGGTGCCTGGATTGCCTGTGGTGCCATTCTGTCTCTGATCATTGCTGGCTGGTACTTCTTCCTGCCTCTCACCTATGGTTACCCTGGGCTCTCCGTCGATGCCATTCTCCGAAGGAAGTGGCTAGGATATGACCTTCATTTTGCCAAATAG